The segment TCCCGCGCCCCGCGCTCGTACAGAACCACAGGGAGACCCCGTGCCCGGATTCGTCGAAAAGCCCGAGCCGGTGCAGGTGCCCGGCCTCGTCCACCTCCACACCGGCAAGGTCCGCGACCTCTACCGCGACGAGGACGGCAACCTCGTCATGGTCGCCAGCGACCGCATCTCCGCCGCCGACTGGGTGCTGCCCACCGAGATCCCGGAGAAGGGCCGCATCCTGACGCAGCTCTCCCTCTGGTGGTTCGAGCAGCTCGTGGACCTGGTCCCGAACCACGTCATCAGCACCGACCTGCCCGCCGGCGCCCCCGCCGACTGGGAGGGCCGCACGCTGGTCTGCAAGAGCCTCGACATGGTGCCCGTCGAGTGCGTGGCCCGCGGCTACCTCACCGGCTCCGGCCTCAAGGAGTACGTCCAGACCCGCACGGTCTGCGGCCTCGCCCTCCCCGAGGGCCTGGTGGACGGCTCCGAGCTGCCCGCCCCGATCTTCACCCCGGCCGCCAAGGCCGAGGTCGGCGACCACGACGAGAACGTCTCCTACGAGGAGGTTGCCCGCACCACCGGCGCCGAGACGGCGGCGCTGCTGCGCCAGACCACCCTCGCCGTGTACGGGCGGGCCCGCGACATCGCCCGCGAGCGCGGCATCATCCTCGCGGACACCAAGTTCGAGTTCGGCTTCGACAAGGACGGCACGCTCGTCGCCGCCGACGAGGTCCTCACCCCGGACTCGTCCCGCTTCTGGCCCGCCGACCAGTGGCAGCCGGGCCGCACGCAGCCCTCGTTCGACAAGCAGTACGTCCGCGACTGGCTGGCCTCCCCGGCCTCCGGCTGGGACTCCAAGGGCGAACTCCCGCCGCCGGTCCTCCCGCAGGGGGTCGTGGCGCAGACCCGCGCCAAGTACGTCGAGGCCTACGAGCGCCTGACCGGCCAGACCTGGAGCTGATACGCCGAAGGCCCCGATCAACCGATCGGGGCCTTCGTTCGCTGAGCGGACAACGCGACTCGAACGCGCGACATCCACCTTGGCAAGGTGGTGCTCTACCAACTGAGCTATGTCCGCCTGTGCGCCGTAGCGCGAGACCTACTATACCCAACCCCGGGACCGGGCGAGACGCACCGCCGTGTGACGGTTCCCGGCGCCCAGCTTCGTGGCCGCCGAGGACAGGTAGTTCCGCACGGTCCCCGGCGACAGGCGGGCCCGCTCCGCGATCTCCGCGACGGGCGCCCCGTCCGCGGCGAGTTCCAGCACCTCGGCCTCGCGGGCCGTCAGCGGGGAGTCACCCGCGCTGATCGCGTCGGCCGCCAACCCCGGGTCCACGTAACGGCCTCCGGCGTGCACGGTACGGATCAGCTCCGCCAGCCGCTGCGCCGAGACCGTCTTCGGGGCGAAGGCCCGCACCCCCGCCGCGAGGGCCCGCTTCAGGTGCCCGGGACGGCCGTGACTGGTCACGATCATGACCTTGCAGTCGGGCAGTTCGGCCCGCAGTGCCGTGGCGACGCTCACACCGTCCGCCCCCGGCATCTGGAGGTCCAGCACCGCCACGTCGGGCCGGTGGGCCCGCGCCATGGCCAGCGCCTCCGGCCCGGAGGCCGCCTCGGCGACGACCGCCAGATCGTCCTCCAGACCCAGCAGGGCGGCCAGCGCGCCCCGGATCAGGTGCTCGTCATCCGCCAGCAGTACCCGTACGGGGCTCACGCCCGCACCTCCACTCGTCGTGCGTCCAGGGGTATCTCGGCACGCAGCCGGAACCGGCCGCCGCCGGCCGGCCCCGCGTGCAGGGTCCCGCCGACGGCCGCGAGCCGCTCCCGCAGCCCCGCGAGCCCGGATCCGGGCGGTCCGGCGGGCGCCTCGGGCACCCCGTCGTTCTCCACCAGCAGGGTCAGGGTGCCCGCGCCCTCCCGGTTCGTCAGCCGGATCAGGCAGCTGCGGGCGTCCCCGTGCCGCAGTACGTTCGTGGTCGCCTCCCGGACCACCCAGCCGAGCGCCGACTGCACTTCGGCCGGCAGTTCCCGCCCGGCCGTCGCGAACTCGACCCGGCAGTCCATCCCGGCCGCGCTGAGTACCCCGCGGGCGCCCTCCAGTTCCACCGCGAGGTCCGCCTCCCGGTAGCCGCGCACGACGTCGCGCACCTCCATCTGCGACTCGCGCGCGATCCGCTGCACCTCGATCATCTGGTCCACGGCCTCGGGGCGTTCGCGCCGGGCCAGCTGCACCGCCAGCTCGCTCTTGAGGGCGATGACCGCCAGGTTGCGGCCCATCACGTCGTGCAGGTCCCGCCCGAACCGCAGCCGCTCCTCCGCGACGGCGAGCCGGGCCTGGAGCTCCCGGGCGTGGTCGAGCTCGTAGACGGTGCGCAGCAGCCAGCCGGAGAACCCGCAGGTGAAGGCGAGGAAGGCAGAGGCCAGCAGGACGCTGACGAAGTACCCGACGACCTCGTTCGACGGCAGGCCCAGCGCGGCGGCGGCCACAGCGGTCCCGGCCGCGGCGGCCGGGGGCACGTACCTCATGTGCCGGACCTTCTGCAGGGTCATCACGAACGATCCGCAGCCGAAGCAGCTCACCCCGACCACCATGCCGGGCGCCGCGGTCGCGTCGAGCCCGGCGAACCGGCGCAGACAGATGAGGAGGAGCACGGCGGCGGAGGTGAGCACCATGGTCACCACCGCGAGCCGCACGGGCCGTTCGCGCCGGCCGCTCACCCCGTCCAGGGCCCTGGAGGAAAGGAACCCGACGAGGACGGAGTGCGCGCAGACCACCAGGAAGGCCGCGGTGGGGACGGCCGGGGAGTGCGGGGAGAGCTTCCCCTGGACCGTGAAGGCCATCGACCCGAACGAGAAGATCTCCACGAGCACGAAGAAGTGGAACGACCAGCGCGTGTACACCTCGACCTTGCCCGCACTGCTGCGGTTCTTCCACCACCCGGTCAGCTTCGACACGACCCGTCCCCCCGGCCCTTCCCTCGTCCAACGGCGCGGTTCCCACCGGAACCACCGCTGGACAGCATGCTCCAAGGCTCCCGGCGGGCCGGGCGGGGGAGCAGTGCGCGTTGTCATCACCCCCGATGACATTTGTCATGGGGGGTGAGCCGTGCCACAAAGGCGCAACGGCACGACACAACGACAGAGGCCCCGATCGAAGATCGGGGCCTCTGTCATCTGAGCGGACGACGCGACTCGAACGCGCGACATCCACCTTGGCAAGGTGGTGCTCTACCAACTGAGCTACGTCCGCATACCCAGCTACGACCCGAGAGCCGTTGGCTGTGTGCCTCACTCTACCTGATCCACGACCGTGGTCGGTAAAGCGATGCAGAGCGGGTGACAGGGATTGCACACTGCGCCTCCCCCCTGGAAGGGGGGTGTTCTGCTACTGAACTACACCCGCACGACTTCGGTTCCCGGCCTTCCGGCCTGGCCCCTCGGCGTGATCCACACATTAGCCGATCGGAGGGGGTGCATGGCAAATCCGGGGTCAGTGGGCGTCGTTGTAGGCCGCGTAGACCGCCTTCGGGATGCGCCCGCGCGGAGGCACGTCGTGCCCGTTGGAGCGGGCCCAGGCCCGGACGACCGCCGGGTCCGGGGCGACGGCCGTGTGCTTGAAGGCCTTGCCCGAGCGGGACTGGCGGCGGCCGGCGGCCACGAAGGGCGCCAGGCTCTTCCGCAGTTTCTTTGCGTTCGCCACATTGAGGTCGATCTCGTAGGACTTACCGTCCAGGGCGAACGTGACCGTTTCCGACGCTTCCCCGCCGTCGAGGTCGTCGGAGATCGTGACTACTACGCGCTGCGCCACGGATATCGGTCCCTTCGTGCGCCTCGCCGCGCGCGCTGACGTGCGGTGATGTCGCCTGTGTGGATGTTTCGGTGGAATACGTCAAACCGTCGGAATCCCGGCTGATTCCTTTGTACCGCGAATCCCATTGAATTGCGAAGCCCAGTTAATTCCCCCCGCGTGTCCCGCCGCAATGCCGGGCGAGTGGTTTTCCGGTGGATTTTGCGAAGCGTTGGTGAAGCCGAAACCGCGGGCCCCTCGCCCCCGCCCGATATCTACCCGCGTAGAAATTTTGGCCGGGTACGCTGAGGGAACCGCCTTGCACCAACCACCTCATCGGGAGTGCCAGTGGCACGCGTCGTAGTCGACGTCATGCTCAAGCCGGAGATCCTCGACCCCCAGGGCCAGGCGGTGCAGCGTGCACTGCCGCGCCTGGGCTTCGAGGGGATCGCCGACGTCCGCCAGGGGAAGCGCTTCGAACTGGAAGTGGAGGGAGAGGTCGACCAGGCCGCCCTCGACCGCATCCACAAGATGGCCGAAACGTTCCTCGCCAACACCGTCATCGAAGACTTCACCGTGAAGGTCGAGGCCTGACGGTGACCACTCGCATCGGTGTCGTCACGTTCCCCGGAACGCTCGACGACCGTGACTCGCTGCGCGCCGTCCGCCTCGCGGGGGCCGAGCCGGTCTCGCTGTGGCACCGCGACAAGGACCTGCACCAGGTCGACGCGGTCGTCCTCGCGGGCGGCTTCTCCTACGGGGACTACCTGCGCGCCGGGGCCATCTCCCGCTTCTCGCCGGTGATGGAGACCATCACCGAGCAGGCCAGGGCCGGCATGCCGGTCCTCGGCATCTGCAACGGCTTCCAGGTCCTCACCGAGGCCCACCTGCTGCCGGGGGCGATGCTCCGCAACAACCACCTCCACTTCATCTGCCGCGACCAGAAGCTGCGCGTGGAGAACGCGCAGACCGCCTGGACCGGCGACTACGAGCAGGGCCAGGAGATCTCGGTCCCGCTCAAGAACATGGACGGCCGGTACGTCGCCGACGAGCGCACGCTCGACGAACTGGAGGCCGAAGGCCGAGTGGCCTTCCGGTACGTGGACATGAACCCGAACGGCTCGCTGCGCGACATCGCCGGGATCACCAACGCCGAGGGCAACGTCGTCGGCCTGATGCCGCACCCCGAGCACGCGGTCGAGCCGCTGATCGGGACCGGCCGCACCGACGGCCTCCCGTTCTTCACGTCGGTCCTGAAGAAGCTGGTCAGCGCATGAGCCTCGACACCGTAAAGAACGCCACCGAGACCCCGGACGCCTCCCAGCCCTGGAAGGAACTCGGCCTCAAGGAGGACGAGTACGCCCGGATCCGCGAGATCCTCGGCCGCCGTCCCACCGGCGCCGAGCTCGCCATGTACTCCGTCATGTGGTCCGAGCACTGCTCGTACAAGAGCAGCAAGGTCCACCTGAAGCAGTTCGGCGAGAAGGCCCCCGAGAACGACGCCATGCTCGTCGGCATCGGCGAGAACGCCGGCGTCGTCGACGTCGGCCAGGGCTACGCGGTCACCTTCAAGGTCGAGTCGCACAACCACCCGTCGTACATCGAGCCCTACCAGGGCGCGGCCACCGGCGTCGGCGGCATCGTCCGCGACATCCTCGCCATGGGCGCCCGCCCGGTCGCCGTCGTGGACCCGCTGCGCTTCGGCGCCGCCGACCACCCCGACACCAAGCGCGTCCTGCCGGGCGTCGTCGCGGGCATCGGCGGCTACGGCAACTGTCTGGGCCTGCCCAACATCGGCGGCGAGGTCGTCTTCGACGCCTGCTACCAGGGCAACCCGCTGGTCAACGCCGGCTGCATCGGCGTGATGAAGCACGAGGACATCCACCTCGCCAAGGCCTCCGGCCCCGGCAACAAGGTCATCCTCTACGGCGCCCGCACGGGCGGCGACGGCATCGGCGGCGTGTCCGTGCTGGCCTCGGAGACCTTCGACGACAGCAAGCCCACCAAGCGCCCCGCGGTCCAGGTCGGCGACCCCTTCCAGGAGAAGCTCCTCATCGAGTGCACCCTGGAGATCTTCAAGGAGAAGCTGGTCGCGGGCATCCAGGACCTCGGCGGCGCCGGGCTCTCCTGCGCCACCTCCGAGCTGGCCTCGGCCGGTTCCGGCGGCATGCGGGTCGAGCTGGACACCGTCCCGCTGCGCGACGCGACGCTCTCGCCCGAGGAGATCCTCATGAGCGAGTCGCAGGAGCGCATGTGCGCGATCGTCGAGCCGCAGCACGTCGCCCGCTTCATGGAGATCTGCGAGAAGTGGGACGTCATCGCCACCGTCATCGGTGAGGTGACCGACGGCGAGCGCCTGGAGATCTTCTGGCACGGCGAGCAGATCGTGGACGTGCCCCCGGGCACCGTCGCCCACGAGGGCCCGGTCTACCACCGCCCCTACGCCCGCCCCGAGTGGCAGGACGCCCTCCAGGCCGACGACGCGGGCCTGCTGCCCCGCCCGCAGACCTCCGAGGAGCTCCGCGCGCAGGTCCTGGCCCTGGTCTCCTCCCCGAACCAGGCCTCCAAGTCCTGGGTCACCGACCAGTACGACCGCTTCGTGCAGGGCAACACCGTCCTGGCGCAGCCCGAGGACGCGGGCATGGTCCGCATCGACGAGGAGTCCAACCTCGGCGTCGCCATGGCCACCGACGGCAACGGCCGCTACGCCAAGCTCGACCCGTACACGGGCGCGCAGCTGGCCCTGGCCGAGGCGTACCGCAACGTCGCCGCGACCGGCGCCAAGCCGCTGGCCATCTCCGACTGCCTGAACTTCGGCTCCCCCGAGGACCCGGGCGTCATGTGGCAGTTCGCCGAGGCCACCCGCGGCCTCGCGGACGGCTGCCTGGAGCTGGGCACCCCGGTGACCGGCGGCAACGTCTCCCTCTACAACCAGACGGGCGACGTCGCGATCCACCCGACGCCGGTCGTGGCGGTCCTCGGCGTCATCGACGACGTCAACCGCCGCACGCCGATGGCGTTCAAGGAGACCGGCCAGCTGCTGTACCTGCTGGGCGACACGGCCGAGGAGTTCGGCGGCTCGGCGTGGTCCCAGGTCGTCCACGACCACCTCGGCGGCCTGCCGCCCAAGGTGGACCTGGGCCGCGAGAAGCTCCTGGCCGACATCCTGATCTCGGCCTCGCGCGACGGCATGATCGACGCCGCGCACGACCTGTCCGACGGCGGCGTGATCCAGGCGCTCACCGAGTCCTGCCTCAAGGGCGGCAACGGTGCGCGGATCGTCGTCCCCGAGGGCCTGGACGCGTTCACCTTCCTGTTCTCCGAGTCCGCGGGCCGCGCCATCGTGTCGGTCCCGCGCAGCGAGGAGCTCCGCTTCACCGACATGTGCGGCGCGCGGGGCCTCCCCGCCACCCGCATCGGCGTGGTGGACGGCGAGGAGATCGAGGTCCAGGGCGAGTTCACCCTCCCCCTGGCGGAACTCCGCGAGGCCCACGAGGCCACGATCCCGGCCCTCCTGGCCTGATCCCGCCCCGGCGCCCGCCGCACCGAGCCCCCGTCCGGCCCGTCCGGACGGGGGCCCGGCCGTTCCCGGGACCGGTTGGCGGCGAGCCCGGCTCGACGAGGTGTTCAGGGCCTACGCCGCCGCGACGGCCGCACGCCGAGGCTGCACGGGGGCTGAGCCTCCCCCAGTAGGGTCGGGGCATGGCGCCCGGGAAGAAGAAGACGCGTACCTACGACCAAGCGAAGATCCGCGCGGCCGTCACCGCCCAGTTCGGGCATGTCGCCGCAGCCGTGCGGGACTTGGGGGCGGCGGAGCTCGCGCGGCCCAGCGGGGTCGGGGAGTGGAGCGTCGGGGACCTCGCCGGGCACATCGCCTGGATCGCGGACTCGCTGGCCGGGGGGCTGGCCCGGCCGCCGGCCGCCATCGCCGAGCTGAGCGCCGTCGAGTGGCCCTTCGCCACCGCCTCCCTCGCCGGGAAGATCTCCGAGGCCGCCCGGGAGACCCTGGCCGGCGCCCCGCTCGCCGAGCTGTTCGAGCGGGCGGGCGCGCGGATGGCCGAGGCCCTGGAGGCGAACCCCGGCAGCCGGGTGATGCACCTGTGGATCGGGGACATGACCCTCGCCGACTTCCTGGTCACCCGGACCGTGGAGCTCGTGGTGCACACCGACGACCTGAACCGGGCCACCGGCCTGGACATCCCCCTGGAGCGGCAGGCCCTGGCCGCCTGCACCCGGCTGCTCGCCGACGCCCTCGCCGTGAAGGCGCCCGGCGGGGCGGTGGAGGTGCGGATCCCGCCCTTCGCCGTGGTCCAGTGCGTCGAGGGCCCCCGGCACACCCGCGGCACCCCGCCCAACGTGGTCGAGACCGACCCGCTGACCTGGCTCCGGCTCGCCACCGGCCGGACCGGCTGGGCCGAGGCCCTGGAGGAGGCCCGGGTCAGCGCCGGCGGCGAGCGGGCCGACCTGTCCGGGCTGCTGCCGCTGATGAGCTGAGGTGGAACCGGAGGCAGCCCGGGCCCGTCCCAGCGGCATGCGCATCCTCAGGCACCCCGCCGGGCCCGCCGCCGCAGGGCTGGTCCTCGTCCTGGCGGCGCTGACCGGCTGCACGGCGGCCCCGCAGGGCGGGAGCGGCATCCCCGTGACCGGCCGGATCACCGCCACGGCCCCGGAACCGGCCGCCGCCGCCCCGCTGACCGTGACCGACTGGACCGTGACCGCCCTGTCCGGCGCCCCGGTCCCCGCCGGAGCGGCCGACCGGGCCCGGTTCACCCTGGCCCCCGACGGCACCGCCGGCGGCAGCCTCGGCTGCAACCGGTTCAGCGCCCCGGCCGCCGTCACGGGCAACACCGTCACCTTCGGCCCGGTCACCAGTACCCGCATGGCGTGCGAGGGCCCGCCCGGCGAGGTCGAGCGGACGCTCACCGGCCTGTTCGGCGCGGGCCCGCTCGCCTGGAAGATCCACGGGCGCACCCTCACCCTCACGGCCGCCGACGGCCGGACCCTGACCGCCGAGGCGGCCTCGGCCGCCGAGTGAGCGGGCTCAGGCCGGGTACGGGAGCAGCCCCGCGTCCGTCTTCTCCCAGGCCGCCCGCAGCTCCGCCAGGCGGCCCGGTTCCGCGGCGGCCCGGTCGGCCTGCTCGCGCACGTCCCCGGCCAGGTCGAACAGCTGGTCCCGGCCCGACCTGCCGCGGTAGTACTTCCAGTCGCCCCGGCGCAGCGCCCGCTCCCCGCGCACCCGCCAGAACAGGTCGCGCTCGGCGATCCCCTCGCCGCGCAGCAGGTACCCGGCCAGGCTCACCCCGTCCAGCGGGTACGCCGGGTCCGGGCGGGCCCCGGCGACCTCCAGCAGGGTCGCCGTCCAGTCGGGGCTGAACACCGGGACCCGGCTGACCTGGCCGCCGTCGATCCGGGCGGGCCAGCGCAGGATGTTCGGCACCCTGATCCCGCCCTCCTGGAGGGAGGCCTTGTTGCCGGAGAGCGGCCAGTTGTAGGAGAAGCGCTCGCCGCCGTTGTCGCTGGAGAAGACGACCAGGGTGTCCTCCTCCTGGCCCGAGCGCTTCAGCGCGTCCAGCACCTGGCCCACCGAGCGGTCCAGGTCCTCCACCATCTGCCGGTACTTCTCCACCGAGCCGCCGTCCTGGTGCCACAGCGCCCGGGCGTCGCCCGCCTTGATCCGCCGGACGATCCCGGCGCTCTCCGCGGTGTCCCCCTCGGCGATCCACGGCCAGTGCGGGGTGGTGAAGTTCAGGTTCAGCAGCCAGGGCTTGCCGTGGTGGTCGCGCGAGACGTACTCGCTCGCCCGCTCCGTGATGATCCTCGTGTAGTAGCGCAGGTCCTTGTACTCGGCGTCGCCCTCGTACAGGTCGTACTCGCCGCCCAGGCCCAGCTTGGAGTAGTACTCCAGCGCCCCGCCGAAGTTCCCGAAGAACTCCTCCCAGCCCGACCGGGTGGGGCTGTAGTCCGGCAGGTAGCCGCAGTGCCACTTGCCGATCAGCGCGGTGGCGTACCCGCCGGCGCGCAGCAGCGAGGCGAGGGTGGGGTGCGTGGGCTCCAGTCCGGCCGACTTGTCGGCGATCGGCTCCGCCAGACCGCCCTTCGTACGGGCCGGGTACCGGCCGGTGTACAGGCTGAAGCGGGTCGGGGAGCAGGTGGCGGAGCCGGAGTAGGCGTCCGTGAAGCGGACCCCCTCGCGGGCGAGGCGGTCCAGGTTCGGGGTCTTGATGTGCGGGGACCCGTACGAGGACAGATCGGCCCAGCCGAGGTCGTCGCCCAGGATGAACAGGATGTTCGGGCGCCGCGAGTGGCGGCCCCGCGCGGCGCGGAACGCGCGCTCCCGAGGGGCCGCACCAGGGGCCTCGGCGGCGTGCGCCGGACCGGCGCCCAGGCCCGCGGCGGCGGCCGCCGCGGTCGCTCCGACGGCACCTCCGAAGGCACGGCGGGACAGCTTGCTGTTGGACGAAGACACGAATACTCCAGGACAGGGCTCGGCAGCCTACGCCCCGGGCGCGCACGGGACGGCGCGCGGCACGGCGGAGCGGGGCACGGCGGAGCGAAATCAGGAAAAGGGAGGAAGAGTTGTGACTACGCGCAGCGGCGACAGATGGCGCTCGCGACACGGACCAGGTCCACGTGTCGGCGCTCTACGAGGGTGACGGCACGGTCACCGAGGGGCTGCATGGGGCGAGAGCCTGTACGAATGCCCTCGTAGATGTCAACAAAAGATCCGAATACCGAGACGGAGGCATCCGGTCACCCTCTGTGCTGTGACATTTCCCGGCCTTCCCCAATTCGGACCAGTGGTCGATCTCGCCTACACTCGGGAACGTGCCTCGTGGTGATGGACGACTCAACCACGACCTGCTCCCCGGCGAGAAGGGCCCCCAGGACGCTTGCGGCGTCTTCGGTGTCTGGGCTCCGGGTGAAGAGGTCGCCAAGCTCACCTACTTCGGACTGTATGCACTGCAGCACCGCGGACAAGAGTCCGCGGGAATCGCTGTGAGCAACGGTTCCCAGATCCTCGTCTTCAAGGACATGGGCCTCGTTTCCCAGGTCTTCGACGAAACCTCCCTCGGTTCGCTCCAGGGTCATATCGCGGTCGGTCACGCCCGCTACTCGACCACCGGAGCGTCCGTCTGGGAGAACGCTCAGCCCACTTTCAGGGCGACCGCCCACGGCTCGATCGCCCTGGGTCACAACGGCAACCTGGTGAACACCGCCGAGCTCGCCGAGATGGTCGCCGACCTCCCCCGTCAGGACGGCCGCGCCACCCAGGTGGCGGCCACCAACGACACCGACCTGGTGACCGCCCTCCTCGCCGGCCAGACCGACGACGACGGCACGCCCCTGACCATCGAGGAGTCGGCCGCCAAGGTCCTCCCCCAGGTCAAGGGCGCCTTCTCGCTGGTGTTCATGGACGAGGGAACCCTCTACACCGCCCGTGACCCGCAGGGCATCCGCCCGCTGGTCCTCGGCCGCCTGGAGCGCGGCTGGGTGGTCGCGAGCGAGACCGCCGCACTCGACATCGTGGGCGCCAGCTTCGTCCGCGAGGTCGAGCCGGGCGAGCTCATCGCGATCGACGAGAACGGCCTGCGCACCTCGCGCTTCGCAGAAGCGAAGCCCAAGGGCTGTGTGTTCGAGTACGTCTACCTGGCGCGCCCGGACACCGACATCGCCGGCCGCAACGTCTACCTCTCGCGCGTCGAGATGGGCCGGCGCCTCGCCAAGGAAGCCCCGGTCGACGCCGACCTGGTGATAGCGACGCCGGAATCCGGCACGCCCGCCGCCGTCGGCTACGCCGAGGCCAGCGGGATCCCGTACGGCTCCGGCCTGGTCAAGAACGCCTACGTCGGCCGGACCTTCATC is part of the Streptomyces katrae genome and harbors:
- a CDS encoding sensor histidine kinase, giving the protein MSKLTGWWKNRSSAGKVEVYTRWSFHFFVLVEIFSFGSMAFTVQGKLSPHSPAVPTAAFLVVCAHSVLVGFLSSRALDGVSGRRERPVRLAVVTMVLTSAAVLLLICLRRFAGLDATAAPGMVVGVSCFGCGSFVMTLQKVRHMRYVPPAAAAGTAVAAAALGLPSNEVVGYFVSVLLASAFLAFTCGFSGWLLRTVYELDHARELQARLAVAEERLRFGRDLHDVMGRNLAVIALKSELAVQLARRERPEAVDQMIEVQRIARESQMEVRDVVRGYREADLAVELEGARGVLSAAGMDCRVEFATAGRELPAEVQSALGWVVREATTNVLRHGDARSCLIRLTNREGAGTLTLLVENDGVPEAPAGPPGSGLAGLRERLAAVGGTLHAGPAGGGRFRLRAEIPLDARRVEVRA
- a CDS encoding response regulator transcription factor, whose amino-acid sequence is MSPVRVLLADDEHLIRGALAALLGLEDDLAVVAEAASGPEALAMARAHRPDVAVLDLQMPGADGVSVATALRAELPDCKVMIVTSHGRPGHLKRALAAGVRAFAPKTVSAQRLAELIRTVHAGGRYVDPGLAADAISAGDSPLTAREAEVLELAADGAPVAEIAERARLSPGTVRNYLSSAATKLGAGNRHTAVRLARSRGWV
- the purL gene encoding phosphoribosylformylglycinamidine synthase subunit PurL, producing the protein MSLDTVKNATETPDASQPWKELGLKEDEYARIREILGRRPTGAELAMYSVMWSEHCSYKSSKVHLKQFGEKAPENDAMLVGIGENAGVVDVGQGYAVTFKVESHNHPSYIEPYQGAATGVGGIVRDILAMGARPVAVVDPLRFGAADHPDTKRVLPGVVAGIGGYGNCLGLPNIGGEVVFDACYQGNPLVNAGCIGVMKHEDIHLAKASGPGNKVILYGARTGGDGIGGVSVLASETFDDSKPTKRPAVQVGDPFQEKLLIECTLEIFKEKLVAGIQDLGGAGLSCATSELASAGSGGMRVELDTVPLRDATLSPEEILMSESQERMCAIVEPQHVARFMEICEKWDVIATVIGEVTDGERLEIFWHGEQIVDVPPGTVAHEGPVYHRPYARPEWQDALQADDAGLLPRPQTSEELRAQVLALVSSPNQASKSWVTDQYDRFVQGNTVLAQPEDAGMVRIDEESNLGVAMATDGNGRYAKLDPYTGAQLALAEAYRNVAATGAKPLAISDCLNFGSPEDPGVMWQFAEATRGLADGCLELGTPVTGGNVSLYNQTGDVAIHPTPVVAVLGVIDDVNRRTPMAFKETGQLLYLLGDTAEEFGGSAWSQVVHDHLGGLPPKVDLGREKLLADILISASRDGMIDAAHDLSDGGVIQALTESCLKGGNGARIVVPEGLDAFTFLFSESAGRAIVSVPRSEELRFTDMCGARGLPATRIGVVDGEEIEVQGEFTLPLAELREAHEATIPALLA
- a CDS encoding maleylpyruvate isomerase family mycothiol-dependent enzyme; the protein is MAPGKKKTRTYDQAKIRAAVTAQFGHVAAAVRDLGAAELARPSGVGEWSVGDLAGHIAWIADSLAGGLARPPAAIAELSAVEWPFATASLAGKISEAARETLAGAPLAELFERAGARMAEALEANPGSRVMHLWIGDMTLADFLVTRTVELVVHTDDLNRATGLDIPLERQALAACTRLLADALAVKAPGGAVEVRIPPFAVVQCVEGPRHTRGTPPNVVETDPLTWLRLATGRTGWAEALEEARVSAGGERADLSGLLPLMS
- a CDS encoding histone-like nucleoid-structuring protein Lsr2, which translates into the protein MAQRVVVTISDDLDGGEASETVTFALDGKSYEIDLNVANAKKLRKSLAPFVAAGRRQSRSGKAFKHTAVAPDPAVVRAWARSNGHDVPPRGRIPKAVYAAYNDAH
- a CDS encoding putative leader peptide; this encodes MQPLGDRAVTLVERRHVDLVRVASAICRRCA
- the purQ gene encoding phosphoribosylformylglycinamidine synthase subunit PurQ — translated: MTTRIGVVTFPGTLDDRDSLRAVRLAGAEPVSLWHRDKDLHQVDAVVLAGGFSYGDYLRAGAISRFSPVMETITEQARAGMPVLGICNGFQVLTEAHLLPGAMLRNNHLHFICRDQKLRVENAQTAWTGDYEQGQEISVPLKNMDGRYVADERTLDELEAEGRVAFRYVDMNPNGSLRDIAGITNAEGNVVGLMPHPEHAVEPLIGTGRTDGLPFFTSVLKKLVSA
- a CDS encoding META domain-containing protein — translated: MEPEAARARPSGMRILRHPAGPAAAGLVLVLAALTGCTAAPQGGSGIPVTGRITATAPEPAAAAPLTVTDWTVTALSGAPVPAGAADRARFTLAPDGTAGGSLGCNRFSAPAAVTGNTVTFGPVTSTRMACEGPPGEVERTLTGLFGAGPLAWKIHGRTLTLTAADGRTLTAEAASAAE
- a CDS encoding phosphoribosylaminoimidazolesuccinocarboxamide synthase; this encodes MPGFVEKPEPVQVPGLVHLHTGKVRDLYRDEDGNLVMVASDRISAADWVLPTEIPEKGRILTQLSLWWFEQLVDLVPNHVISTDLPAGAPADWEGRTLVCKSLDMVPVECVARGYLTGSGLKEYVQTRTVCGLALPEGLVDGSELPAPIFTPAAKAEVGDHDENVSYEEVARTTGAETAALLRQTTLAVYGRARDIARERGIILADTKFEFGFDKDGTLVAADEVLTPDSSRFWPADQWQPGRTQPSFDKQYVRDWLASPASGWDSKGELPPPVLPQGVVAQTRAKYVEAYERLTGQTWS
- a CDS encoding sulfatase — protein: MSSSNSKLSRRAFGGAVGATAAAAAAGLGAGPAHAAEAPGAAPRERAFRAARGRHSRRPNILFILGDDLGWADLSSYGSPHIKTPNLDRLAREGVRFTDAYSGSATCSPTRFSLYTGRYPARTKGGLAEPIADKSAGLEPTHPTLASLLRAGGYATALIGKWHCGYLPDYSPTRSGWEEFFGNFGGALEYYSKLGLGGEYDLYEGDAEYKDLRYYTRIITERASEYVSRDHHGKPWLLNLNFTTPHWPWIAEGDTAESAGIVRRIKAGDARALWHQDGGSVEKYRQMVEDLDRSVGQVLDALKRSGQEEDTLVVFSSDNGGERFSYNWPLSGNKASLQEGGIRVPNILRWPARIDGGQVSRVPVFSPDWTATLLEVAGARPDPAYPLDGVSLAGYLLRGEGIAERDLFWRVRGERALRRGDWKYYRGRSGRDQLFDLAGDVREQADRAAAEPGRLAELRAAWEKTDAGLLPYPA
- the purS gene encoding phosphoribosylformylglycinamidine synthase subunit PurS, giving the protein MPVARVVVDVMLKPEILDPQGQAVQRALPRLGFEGIADVRQGKRFELEVEGEVDQAALDRIHKMAETFLANTVIEDFTVKVEA